In the genome of Rhipicephalus microplus isolate Deutch F79 unplaced genomic scaffold, USDA_Rmic scaffold_21, whole genome shotgun sequence, one region contains:
- the LOC119185193 gene encoding uncharacterized protein LOC119185193: protein MSDAAKHCVRLARLSFINLPSPEPVPSWLADASLTGNDVIGVICLVMRVVLGREVRASGDQALAVSPVTPPIAAKMAAAKANFAALAKLVADVLVSDDDDGEIPDLQSEEELEETSDLAVAAVLVAQIIREDRHRVRLYVESVVDSYSDEEFRRLFRLQRCTTEVITADFKFAGGYLLGDAAYPLLPWLLPPYRHVTSSWQPWMSKFNHVHSKQRVVVEIAFGLLKGRFRREDKIDVNSIPQTVEIVMAACVLHNLARRHADIFEDSDIANSDLGIFSSEPVDVDHKPT from the exons atgaGTGACGCCGCCaagcattgcgtaagactcgccagactgagCTTCATCAATTTACCAAGTCCCGAGCCAGTCCCGAGCTGGCTCGCGGACGCCTCGCTGACAGGAAACGACGTGATCGGCGTCATTTGTCTCGTGATGCGAGTGGTCCTGGGCCGCGAGGTCAGGGCTTCCGGTGACCAGGCGCTCGCCGTATCGCCAGTGACGCCGCCGATTGCTGCGAAAATGGCTGCCGCGAAAGCAAATTTTGCCGCGCTCGCTAAGCTTGTCGCAGACGTGCTGGTTTCAGATGACGATGACGGCGAAATTCCGGATCTGCAGTCGGAGGAAGAACTGGAGGAGACTTCGGATCTCGCCGTTGCTGCCGTGCTTGTCGCACAAATTATCAGGGAAGACCGACACCGGGTGCGGCTGTATGTAGAAAGCGTGGTGGACAGCTACAGTGACGAAGAGTTCCGAAGGCTGTTCCGTTTACAGAGGTGCACCACTGAGGTGATCACGGCCGACTTCAA ATTTGCAGGTGGATATCTTTTGGGGGATGCTGCGTACCCTCTACTCCCGTGGCTGCTGCCACCTTACCGCCATGTCACAAGCAGCTGGCAGCCATGGATGAGCAAGTTTAACCATGTGCACTCCAAGCAACGCGTTGTTGTTGAAATAGCATTTGGCCTGCTGAAGGGACGTTTTCGGCGAGAGGACAAGATCGATGTTAACAGCATTCCGCAAACTGTGGAAATTGTTATGGCAGCCTGTGTGCTGCACAACCTTGCCCGCAGACATGCCGATATTTTTGAAGATAGTGACATTGCAAACAGCGACCTTGGCATATTCTCCAGTGAGCCAGTTGATGTTGACCACAAACCTACGTAG